The segment ggacacaagATGGGCTCCAAGCTAGAGATTACATCAGAAATGGGTTTATAGACAGATCTTCAGTAATACTCATTGGAGCTGCCTGAGAGAAGCCTGCAGGGAGCTCAAGGGGGTTTGGAGGCTCCCTGGCTCCCATCTCCAGAGGAAAAAGGCTGTGGGACAGCGCTGGACACCAGGATCTCCCCCATTTAACCCCCAACTGGGGCTGGTCCCCAGTTCAAGGATCACTGGTACGTGAGGCAGCTCTTCTGCTGCAGGAGGTAAGGGGGTTCTTATCCCCACCCTGTTTGCCAAAACACACAGGCATAGAAGAAAACAATCATTCAACATGTATGTAATTACACAAAGTGGGAAAGTGTCTCCGATTACACTGCCGTGCCCAACCAACCCtctggctgctggagcagcctcCCCACGGGTCTTCCTCAGTGTGGGATGACTGAAGGGTTCCAGACCTTCAGCACCTCCTTCAGGTTATTTttaggggggaagaaaaaaaaatagcgaCCATCACTTAGACTCGCCCAACGAACTTGTAGGTTCCCTAACCTGCCTGGCGTGGGACTGTTCTCAGAGCACTTACAGCACACCATGTGGTTCCCTGAGCAAGAAAAACCTGACAAACCCACAACTACCCACACTTGGCCTGAGACCAGCTCCGGGCTGCTCCACGGCCAGCCGCGCTCCTGGTGTCCCCTGCTGTCACCCTGCTCTTGGCTGATGGCTTTTAAGACCCCTGTTTGAAAGAACCATGACCTAGAGAAGGGAACAACAACAGGGTGTGCTGTGCGTCTGTCACAGGAAAGCACAGCCGAGCTACTGTCATTCCCACTGATCACAGAGGCAAAAAGATCCTTCTGGAGAGTGGCACGTGTCACCACAGAGCTGGCTGGAGTAAAAGATTTCTGCAATCCGGGAGGGAGGTGTTCTCCAACCACACCACCTCCCATTAGCTGGATGATCTTGTCTCCATTCCCGCCAGTCCAAGGATCCATCCTGCCTGTCGTGGTCCCACCACAGTGACGAGCATCTGAGCTGGAGTGCGACAGTGAGGTGAAGGACATCCTCCAGCCACACCATCTCCAGCATCCCTTGCAGCATCACCCTGCACTTCCCAGCCATGTCCGTGGGACTAGGAGGTCACAGCCACAGTGTACCCCAAAGGCGACATTCAATCACGTTGAACTGTGAAACAAGTTGCCAGAGCTCCTCAAGGAAATGCAGCATTTCCCTGCATCAGCTTCAGCTCGCCACTCACCACCACCACTAGCTACAGTGCGACTGGTCTGCACCTTGGGCTGGCCAGAGAGCTGGGGAGAGCCCttgggagggaggaggtggccttcaggaaagacaaaagCCACGGGAGTCCTTGGACTTGTCCCGTGGGCCACCACCCAGCCTCACCGCTGGTAGAGGGTGATGATCCCTGCTTGGTGCAGGCTTCTCCACAGCGCTGCCTCCAGCATCATGTCATGGTTGGCGTAGAACACCAGCGGTTTCTTCTCTGCCTCATAGTAATGGTCTGAGAACTGCTTGTAGTTGGTGGTGATGAACCCGTAGGCACTGACCtgtggggagggaggtgggaCAGAAAGACAAAGGATGGGGTTAAGGCTCAGCCTAAGGTGCTCCATGCACCACTACCCCGCTGCGGACAGGTGGTGGCAGATGTGGGACGGCCACCAGGACGCACTGGTCCCCACCAGGAGCCTTACAGCAGGTAGTCACAAGCTCCCAGCAGTCAAAGGGGGATCCCCTTGTCCCCCACGGGGAGGGGGCCCTGTGTCTTCTTACCTGGTCGCAGGTGTGGAGCGCAGTGAGGAGCATGAGGGCGCCAGTGCTGGGCATGTAGAGTGACCTGTACTGTGTGTTCAGCAGCTCTGAGCGCAGGAACCTGTGGGGGACACGCCAGGACAGAGGGGTCATGGCTGGCACAGCACCACGGCTGTGGGAGTCTCCCTGCCAGAGGGGatgtgagctgtgctgcagggaatGGGAATCAAAGAaccatttgggttggaaaagaccctcaagataattgagtccaactgttaacccaacactggcactaacctATGTCCCTGAGAatctcatctccatgtctgttcaacccttccagggatggtgacaccaccactgccctgggcagcctgttccaatgcccaacaacccctTTTGGGAataaattgttccccagatccaatctaaaccttccctcgtgcaacttgaggccatttcctctcatcctaatGTCAGGGGACAAATCTCTCTGCTTTATCTGCAGAGAGTGGGGCAGCAGCCACagtcctcctcatcctcacctcGCTGTCAGGTACTGCAGGAAATCAGGATGCAGCAGTTTGAACTTCTCTGCAGATGCCTCTGGTCCAAAATACTTCTGTGGCCTGTGGTGGGGTGAGGAGAAGGGCAGAATCTGTGTCATGGGGGTCTAGGGGCTACATGGGGTTTATCCCACCAGGGACAGGTGTAGGATGAGGGTGGGCAAGTCCTGCTCCTCCAGTGTGTCACCAAAGGTGCTGGGAGGGATCCTGGGGGCTACTTACTCGTCCCCCTTGTCCGAGCCCTCGGGGACGGGGCTGCCCTGAATGGCCGACCTCAGCATCACGTAGTCACGGATATCCGAGGGGATGAAGATGTACCTCAGGTCCTGCAGTGGGGACACAGAGCAGGGGCTTTGGGGCACTACCCATGACAGTGATGCAAGGGCTGAAGGCTCCTGAGATGGGGAGAAGGTCTGGGGCACAAACCCAGCTCAGGAGACAATTGGAGATCACCCTCCTGACAAACCCTCAAGGTCTCACCTTGCCCTGGGGCACCTCTGTGAAGCCATACTCCGCATAGGCGATGAGGGAGTTCTTCATGGTGTTCACCGTGAAGCCATAGAAGGAGATCTTGGTCCCGACGTCCTCCTCAAAGCCCTTGATCACGGCACCATTGATCCTGCAGAAAAAGCACAGGATATGTGTCTGGGGCCAGtcgctccacagcacccacatcCCCATCCTGCCCAGGACATGTCCCCACCTGAAGACCAGGTCGTGGGCATCAATGGCCTTGCCCTGCCGTGAGCCGTTGAGGATGCCACCATTGCCCACCACGGCGCAGCGGACACAGCCTCTGGGGAAGGTGTCCCTGTCGAAGAGGTGCCGGTTGGCGGAGGCGTTGAGGAGCCGGAGGGTGCTGCCCACCGCTGAAACGAGCAGGATGCGAGCAGTCAGCAGGGAGAAGGCGCGTGTCAGCCCGTGTGAGTGTGCAACAGCACAGACACGCTTGTGCAAGAGCACGTCCAGGAGCAGCGCACCAGAGAGCTCATGCTGTCCCCATGCAGGAGAGGGGTCTGCAAGTAGGGTGGGGGAACACCAGCCAGACCCTCCTCTCCCAGGTTTGGCATCAGCCCCCTCACAGCCCCCCAAAAgggacaggctttttagcagggcctgttgtgataggacaaagggtgatggttttaaactaatggagggagattcaggctggacatgagaagaaattttttacactgagggtggtgagagcctgtcccaggttgcccagaggtggtggatgaaccatccctggagatatcccaggccaggctggacggggctctgagcaacctgagctggtgaagatgtccctgctcatggcagggggggcactgggggagctgggaaggtcccttcaacccaaacccttctgtgattcgCCCTCCAAACAGCAGCGTCCTGGAGCCATGGAAGgcatggggacacagctggacaTCTCCAGCTCTGCGGATGTTCCTGCCTGCACTGGCCACATCCCCTCTTAACAATGTCTCTTTGCATCTGCTACCGGTTTGCTCCCCCCCGCCATCCCCAGCACTTCCCAGCCCAGGGACTGAAGCTGGTGGCTGCCATGGGGGAGCAGAGAGTGggtttggggtgggaagggaaacAATCTCCATCTGCAACAATGGAGCGGGTTGTCTGAGCTCCTCTGGCCCCAGTTAATAATCATGCACACACTGGGGCTTTTATGCAGGGAAAATGTCACAAGATGCAGCAAGCGGCATTTGCAAAGCCATCCCCTCCACCCCGTGCCCTAAGAGGCAGAGTGGGGAGAGGTCAAGGtccccagctcctctccagGGCTTCTCCGCCTGCCCATGTCCTCAGTCCCTTCTGCTGGGCTCCCTGGTCCCCTTGAGCTACCCTGCACCCTCTTGTCACCCTGTTTTGCCCCATTTGCTGCCACCCCCATGCCAGCCGGGTCTGTACCTGTGTGGGACAAGCCCTGCCAGCCGTAGGGGACATGTCGTGTCTTCAGCCTCTCCCAGGTCTCTGGTGTGAAGTGCTGGTCCCACATCAGCACGGGGATGTCGAAGCGGAAGACCTCCCCAAACTTGGGGTCGGCCTTTGCTCTGGCCATCACTGAGCGGAGGCACGTGCTGGGCTGCGGGGGGAGGAAGAGCTTGGTTCAGTTCCAGCCACACCAGGGAGGTTCAGGGAGACCCACACTCATGGATGGAGGAGGTTGcttctccacacacacacacacacacacaaaacccttTCCAGATGATGTTGCTGCTCCTCAGCTTCCCAATACAGACCCTGAACTGACCAAACCCACCAAGAAGGCAGCACTGGGGACTTGAACCACACATCATTACCTTCTCTCTGCTGGGCTTGGGCTCCTCCAGCTCAGCAGAAGGCTTGAAGGACTCActagaaaggagaaaacacagaGCAGAGTTAAAGATCCATCACTTGGGCACTGGGGAGCCCTGCAGTGGGCAGGGGGTCCCAGCTGGTGCTGGaaccaccacacacaccttCCCCCCTCACCTCTCTGAGCCGCCTTCCAGGATCCATCTGCGGCTGCTGACCTGGTGCGATGTCCCCGGCGGAGCCAGGACCAGCGGCTCCGGCTGCAGCAGGCTGGGGGGAGAAGCCAATGGGGGCTCAGCCGGGGAGGTGACATGAAgtcacccccagccctgagGGCCATGGGGCAGGACCACATCACCGCCACCCAGCTCCCCTTGGCCACTGCCTGCACCCACCCAACCCCATCTGTGGGTGGTTCTGCAAGCCAAGAGCCACAGGGCTGTAAAATACCAGGTTTATGCAGAAAGCAGCCACGGTCTGCCAGCGGGTCCCACCTCCAGGACCTCCAGGTACCAAAATCTGCACCCAGACAAGCCTGCAGACTTAGGGGGACACCGCCAAGACCTCCCCagcccttcccacaatcccacCCTTCCCACGCCCAAGCAGGAGGAGGTGCAAAGGGCTGGGATGAGCCAAAACATGTTTAGTTGCAGCACTGGAAAAGCAATCACCAACTGGGATCTGAGGGCTCTCGGGGTGTATGAGACCCCCTTTTCCATAGGGCTGGCTGAGGCATGTCCCAATCCCCCCTTTAgtgctggggatggggcagggggtCCCTCCTGAGCATCTCAGGGTACCCTGAGTGGGCAGAGCAGACCTGACCTCCcagggggacagggctggggccGGGTCGCAGCCTGGCAAGCGGGAGGTGGGAGCCCACCGGCAGGGAACAGGCTCCCATTCATCCTGCACAGAAAGGCCCTTCAGATCCCCCCCGGCACCACCGCCAGCCCAGCCGGCAGGTGCTCAGCCCAGAATGGGGGGGTTGTGGAGGAGACAAGGGCCCCTTGTTACAGGAGCTCAGCTCAGGAGCACAGGGACAGGTAGAGGCAGGTGTGGAGCGGAGCTCTGCCACCCCCCCGGCGCAATGCTGCCTGGCGTAGTGGAATTGAGTTTCTGCTGAGCCCGCCCTGCCATCCCCTGCCATGGGAGACATGTCCCCTCGTGCCTCTGCCCAGTCCCACCACAGCCCAAATAGACACCAGCCGCACTGACAGCCCTGCCCAGGTGTGCATCCAGACCCACgtgcccccaaaaccctgctccATGCCACCACAGGGTATGGCATGATATGCAGGGACATCACCTGGGTGCTGGGACCGAGGGCTGGAGAATGTCCCCAGGTGTGGATGGGGACTTGGAGCCACATGAGCTTtagtcccagctccctcctcaCTCTGCCCCAGCTCTGGGCAGGGGATCTGTTGCCCAGGAGCCACACAACCACTCTCTCCCAGCCTCGCTGCCCTCCCAGCCCTTTCCTGTCGGGCTcacaagccccagctgcacATCCTTGCCCCTCCAAGCTCTCCCACTCTCATTTCTTGGGACAGACCCTTCACTTCCCTGGCCCATCCCAGAGCCTGCAGGACAAGGCAGAGCCCTGGGTGCAGGCAGATGGAGGGGgctgtgctgctttctgctcGTCCGGGGATGCTGCAGGGTGCCTGGGGGTGCTCAGCTGGAGGAGGTGGGTGCAGACAGTCCAGTGGGTTGGCTCCtgctccaggagctgggacCCACCTCCACCGATGGCCAGACACAGTGTGTGGCACTTGCTCCTCACCTCCTCCAGGACTTGTGCTGACCTGATGAAGCCAAACCCCATGCCAGCGCCTCTCTATGCTCACATGccagctgtgggtgctggggagggtgtGGGGTGGCTGGGCTCCCCCCACCagacagcagctcagctgcacaTCGGGGAGCCAAATGCTTTGACGTCATCTGCCAGGATGTGGCGAAGCACCTCGTGATGCTTGGTTGACTCAGAAGATGACAACCCACCCCGGGACCGGCCGATGCACAATGGGGCTCTGGGGAAGGAGTGGCCCGTGGCTGCCCGGGCACCAGCTGTGGCAACCgagccagcccagcctgggtcGGCTCTCTCACTGCCGTGGCAGTCACAAGTATGACGTTGCTGGTCCATGGCCACCCCTCGTTTCCGGAAGATAACGCTGTGTACTAGTGTTGTGAGCACACACTCCAGCCTTATCTTCGGCAAACAGCCTTACAGAGACATTTGAACGGTCCGAAGCACCGAGGTGAACCTGCTCTCGGAAGGCATTTGCTCCATCCCACCACGAAGGGCCAAGGTCCAGAAAGCATCTTTCCGTGGCGCAGAGTCCAAGCGGCACAGCGAGGCTGGGCAGAGCTCTGCGCCCATCCTGCCTGACCCAAGAATAAAGCCATGGACGTTGCCAGCGGCTCACAACGGGGTTTCAGAAAGGTGGCCGGGCAGGAGTGGGACAGGACCAAACCCCGGGGACTTCCAGGATCTGGgtccctgcagggacagagacaTTTTGCCCATCTCCACAGGGCTCTCACCACTGCCACCAGCTTTGTGCTGATCTGGAGGGGGATTCAGCATTGCTGTGGGCATCTGGCCCTCAGGTGATttggtgctggcagcagctggcatCAATCACGGGGTCAGATTCCTTCTAATCCACTTCATCCCCGGAGACACTGCTCACACAAACCTCACCCCTGAAACGCAGCCGCCTGCACCGATGCATGAGCACCCCTGACCGTCTCTCTCAGCTCCGGCAGCAGGCAAAGTGAGAAGCATGTGCTCTGCAATGGCACGTCAGCCGTGTGAAACACCAGCCACCCTGGTTTCACCTCTGGACTCAGCCCCACATCCGTCAACAGCGCTGATCCCACCGGGCACGCAGCTCAGGCTGGACAAGCAGTGTGCTTGTGAACTCAGGGAATCGGAGCAAACAGGACTCGCTCTGGTTTGGCTCTAGCTTTAGCAGTTGGGTTAAAGCCAAGAGGAAAAGTCAAGGAGAGCTCTGGAGTGCAGGTCAGCTCCCCGTTATCTCACCCCGGGCTCTGCTCTGGGGCTGGACAAGCAGTCCCAGGACAGGAAGCCAGGCTGGCTCTGCGGTGGGGGGACCTGGGGCAGGTCCAGACAGTGGCTGAGTTCCCTGCCACCTGCCATTTGGTAGGGGaagcctgggtccctccacacCCTGCCCCTAGGATGGGCCATGGACCCTGCAGCAGGATACAGCTGGTTTTcatccccagctccagcacagtCCCTGGGCATGTCttgctgcctcagtttcccccctCATAGACATCAAGCTCTTTGCAGGGAGCTGCTCCACACCCCAGACACCACCTGCCCTGTGTGGTACAGGCTGACGCCAGCACTGCTGCCCCCACAGCACGGCCAAGGGTGGCAACAGCCAACCTTTGccggggctgctggggacacaTCTGCTCTGCCAGCACGGCAGGAGAAATCTCTACcctgggcagggcaggagggggcaAGGGGAGTCCATGGCTGCCAGCTGGGAAAGAGAGAGGATCTGGACCCCCAGGCAGCCCAGCCCGCTGCATCCCCAGCAACTCCCAGTGCAAATCTGGCTACTCTCAGCTCACCCCGTGCAGGACCAGCTCCGGTCCCCACAACATCCTccagtcccaggcagcagctgggctcTGTT is part of the Columba livia isolate bColLiv1 breed racing homer chromosome 18, bColLiv1.pat.W.v2, whole genome shotgun sequence genome and harbors:
- the ST6GALNAC2 gene encoding alpha-N-acetylgalactosaminide alpha-2,6-sialyltransferase 2, encoding MGSPHWKRLCLLLLAGLTSSLLLYGHYYATVESPTGRRIIASLLQPEPLVLAPPGTSHQVSSRRWILEGGSESESFKPSAELEEPKPSREKPSTCLRSVMARAKADPKFGEVFRFDIPVLMWDQHFTPETWERLKTRHVPYGWQGLSHTAVGSTLRLLNASANRHLFDRDTFPRGCVRCAVVGNGGILNGSRQGKAIDAHDLVFRINGAVIKGFEEDVGTKISFYGFTVNTMKNSLIAYAEYGFTEVPQGKDLRYIFIPSDIRDYVMLRSAIQGSPVPEGSDKGDEPQKYFGPEASAEKFKLLHPDFLQYLTARFLRSELLNTQYRSLYMPSTGALMLLTALHTCDQVSAYGFITTNYKQFSDHYYEAEKKPLVFYANHDMMLEAALWRSLHQAGIITLYQR